In a genomic window of Zerene cesonia ecotype Mississippi chromosome Z, Zerene_cesonia_1.1, whole genome shotgun sequence:
- the LOC119835832 gene encoding proton-coupled amino acid transporter-like protein CG1139 — protein sequence MFVYEFMAGIVDTITGGDDEESYDPHQHRKVEKPTSYADTMIHLLKGSIGAGVLAMPNAVSRVGVFTAIVGMSLIGSFAAYCMQLLIAAQYKLCKKWRRGYIAYPKSMWLALQDGPPCLRWASGLLYYFVDVVLILWQLGVCCIYCVFVAENVKQVFDFYGEEMSLRMHLCFLLPPLTLLGLVKDLKLMTPLSTISNGVTMLGFILVFFYLIEDDVVIEDEKLNMKHLADIPVFIGIALFALEAVGVVLALEYNMEEPKRFVGLCGLFNVGMVIIVALYLSMGVFGYLKYGDEIAPSITLNLPQEQKKAQAAKLTFALAIFLSFPLQNFVAYSILWRKIKKKLTLSAKSTCFFDYALRLILVVIPWLLALLMPHLGPFIALFGAFCLSLLAVVFPGIMDACIWYPGQYGLLHYRLVRDIVIIFVGMFCLVSGCYTSVIEIVEAAE from the exons ATGTTCGTGTACGAATTCATGGCAGGCATTGTGGACACCATCACGGGAG GTGACGACGAGGAGTCCTACGACCCGCACCAGCACAGAAAAGTAGAGAAGCCAACCTC GTACGCGGACACCATGATCCACCTGCTGAAGGGCAGCATCGGAGCCGGCGTGCTGGCCATGCCCAACGCTGTCAGCCGCGTGGGCGTGTTCACGGCCATAGTTGGCATGTCGCTTATCGGCTCCTTTGCCGCTTACTGCATGCAGCTACTC ATTGCAGCACAGTACAAACTGTGCAAGAAGTGGAGGCGCGGTTACATCGCGTACCCCAAGTCCATGTGGCTGGCGCTGCAGGACGGGCCGCCGTGCCTGCGCTGGGCGTCCGGCCTGCTCTACTACTTCGTGGACGTGGTGCTCATCCTCTGGCAGCTCGGGGTCTGCTGCATCTACTGCGTCTTCGTGGCGGAAAATGTTAAACAG gtaTTCGATTTCTACGGAGAAGAAATGTCGTTGAGAATGCACCTGTGCTTCTTGCTGCCCCCGCTGACGCTGCTGGGCCTGGTGAAGGATCTCAAGTTGATGACGCCGCTCTCCACCATCTCCAATGGCGTCACCATGCTCGGCTTTATTctcgttttcttttatttaatagaagaCGATGTCGTTATTGAGGATGAAAagttaaatatgaaacatttagCAGACATACCTGTATTTATAGGAATTGCCTTATTTGCACTGGAAGCTGTCGGTGTC GTGCTAGCGTTAGAATACAACATGGAGGAACCGAAGCGCTTCGTGGGGCTGTGCGGCTTGTTCAACGTGGGCATGGTCATCATCGTGGCGCTCTACCTCTCAATGGGTGTGTTCGGATACCTCAAGTATGGCGACGAGATAGCGCCTTCGATCACTCTCAACCTTCCACAAGAACAAAA aaaagCACAAGCTGCAAAACTTACATTTGCTCTTGCAATTTTTCTATCATTTCCATTGCAAAATTTTGTTGCTTATAGCATTCTATGgcgcaaaataaaaaagaaattgactCTATCAGCCAAAAGCACGTGTTTCTTCGATTATGCCTTAAGACTCATATTGGTAGTTATACCAT GGCTGCTGGCGCTGCTGATGCCGCACCTGGGCCCGTTCATCGCGCTGTTCGGCGCCTTCTGCCTGTCGCTGCTGGCCGTGGTGTTTCCCGGCATCATGGACGCCTGCATCTGGTACCCGGGCCAGTACGGCTTGTTGCACTATCGCCTCGTGCGAGACATCGTCATTATCTTCGTCGGAATGTTCTGCCTAGTCTCCGGTTGCTACACGTCGGTCATCGAAATCGTCGAAGCGGCTGAATGA